A single region of the Nicotiana sylvestris chromosome 6, ASM39365v2, whole genome shotgun sequence genome encodes:
- the LOC104219718 gene encoding protein EMBRYO DEFECTIVE 514-like translates to MAETEPEVAAAPAAEAVAQAEKEEIPDQDMDIEAQAADDAAENGGSKRPREEDGKESENEDASKKLKVDKSVEEQRLENLDGSETAVDEEKKNGSGPASVGPKNFGSSVEMFDYFYKLLHSWSPNLNLNKYEHLVLLDLLKKGHLEPDRKIGTGIRAFQIRFHPQFKSRCFFVIREDGSVDDFSFRKCVDHILPLPENMQVKHEANKALAHSGKGGGRKGGGHGRDRGNAGKSRY, encoded by the exons ATGGCAGAAACAGAACCTGAAGTCGCAGCTGCCCCCGCCGCCGAAGCCGTAGCACAGGCGGAGAAAGAGGAAATCCCGGATCAGGATATGGACATCGAAGCTCAAGCTGCCGATGATGCGGCGGAGAACGGCGGCTCGAAGCGTCCAAGGGAGGAGGATGGAAAGGAGTCGGAGAATGAAGACGCCTCGAAGAAGCTGAAGGTGGACAAGTCTGTGGAAGAACAAAGGCTCGAGAATTTAGACGGAAGCGAAACGGCTgtagatgaagaaaagaaaaacgggTCGGGTCCGGCTAGCGTGGGTCCGAAGAACTTCGGGTCATCAGTAGAGATGTTTGATTACTTTTACAAGCTTCTTCACTCTTGGTCTCCCAATCTCAACCTCAACAAG TATGAGCACTTGGTTTTGCTCGACTTGCTCAAGAAGGGTCATTTAGAACCAGACAGAAAGATTGGTACAGGAATTCGGGCGTTCCAAATCCGGTTTCATCCTCAGTTTAAAAGTCGCTGCTTCTTTGTCATTAGGGAGGATGGTTCTGTGGATGACTTTAGCTTCAGGAAGTGTGTTGATCACATTCTGCCCCTCCCAGAGAACATGCAAGTAAAACATGAAGCTAACAAAGCTTTGGCTCACAGCGGGAAAGGCGGTGGAAGGAAAGGAGGTGGACATGGGCGTGACCGTGGGAATGCAGGGAAGTCAAGATATTGA